The proteins below are encoded in one region of Rhododendron vialii isolate Sample 1 chromosome 7a, ASM3025357v1:
- the LOC131332188 gene encoding early nodulin-like protein 15 codes for MAAFARASLVLVLLCLVSSSEGREILVGGKTDAWEIPNPSQSDSLNQWSENSRFQIGDTLVWKYNSSQDSVLQVSKRDYVTCNTSSPIEEYKDGNTKVNLDHSGPYYFISGAQGHCQKGQKLIVVVLSSNHSRHFGMAPAPSPVEFDGPAVAPTSGSAGFGGGLAVVFGVLAGWVLM; via the exons ATGGCTGCTTTTGCAAGGGCCTCACTGGTACTGGTTTTGCTCTGCTTGGTGAGCTCATCAGAGGGTAGAGAGATCTTGGTAGGCGGGAAAACAGACGCATGGGAAATCCCTAATCCCTCACAATCTGATTCTCTCAATCAATGGTCTGAAAATTCTCGCTTCCAAATCGGGGACACTCTCG TGTGGAAGTACAACAGCAGCCAGGACTCAGTGCTACAAGTGAGCAAGAGAGACTACGTGACATGCAACACTAGCAGCCCAATTGAGGAGTACAAGGACGGAAACACAAAGgtgaatctggaccattcaGGGCCCTACTACTTCATCAGTGGGGCCCAGGGCCACTGCCAAAAGGGCCAGAAGCTGATTGTGGTCGTCCTGTCTTCAAACCACAGCAGGCATTTCGGTATGGCTCCGGCACCGTCTCCGGTCGAGTTCGATGGTCCGGCCGTCGCACCGACAAGCGGCTCCGCCgggtttgggggtggtttggctGTGGTGTTCGGTGTTTTGGCAGGTTGGGTTTTGATGTGA